One segment of Fervidobacterium sp. DNA contains the following:
- the wecB gene encoding UDP-N-acetylglucosamine 2-epimerase (non-hydrolyzing), translating to MRIGIIFGTRPEIIKVAPVYLKAREMGIDADFICTGQHREMVDMMKDIFGIDSDYDMSIMTQNQTLNEIAYKVIAEFEKLLKEKNYDWIFVQGDTTTAMAASIAAFNRRIKVGHIEAGLRSGNLYDPFPEEMNRRVIDQVSEKLFAPTQHAMNTLLKENFSIKRIIVTGNTVVDAQMYVIEKFDLDSVRRKFIEHTNYFVVTLHRRENIGERMRNILRAIRKFSEERKIEFIFPVHKNPKVREIVYNELDGCRYAHLIEPINYLEMTALLKDCLFVASDSGGLQEEAPTFKKFIVVCRETTERPEVIESGFGVLAGTNVEHVYISLNRALEFVPGDKMNPFGDGKASERILNAIY from the coding sequence ATGAGAATAGGCATCATATTTGGTACAAGACCTGAAATTATAAAGGTTGCCCCAGTTTATCTAAAAGCGAGAGAAATGGGAATTGATGCGGATTTTATATGTACTGGTCAACACAGAGAAATGGTTGATATGATGAAGGATATCTTTGGTATTGATTCAGATTATGACATGAGCATAATGACTCAAAACCAAACACTCAACGAAATTGCATACAAGGTAATAGCCGAATTTGAGAAGCTATTGAAAGAAAAAAATTACGATTGGATATTTGTTCAAGGTGATACGACGACAGCTATGGCAGCATCGATTGCTGCTTTCAACAGAAGAATAAAAGTTGGTCATATAGAGGCTGGTTTGAGAAGTGGCAATCTGTATGATCCTTTTCCAGAAGAAATGAACAGGAGAGTAATTGACCAAGTTTCCGAAAAACTTTTTGCACCAACCCAACATGCGATGAACACACTTCTCAAAGAAAACTTTTCCATCAAACGTATAATAGTGACAGGTAACACTGTTGTAGATGCCCAGATGTATGTTATTGAGAAATTCGACTTAGATAGTGTAAGAAGAAAATTTATTGAGCATACAAATTATTTTGTTGTAACATTGCACAGAAGAGAAAACATAGGTGAACGCATGAGAAACATATTAAGGGCAATAAGAAAATTTTCAGAAGAAAGAAAAATAGAGTTTATCTTTCCTGTTCACAAAAATCCAAAGGTTCGTGAAATTGTTTATAATGAGCTTGATGGATGTAGATATGCTCATCTTATTGAGCCGATAAATTATTTAGAAATGACAGCATTACTTAAAGACTGCCTGTTTGTAGCAAGTGATAGTGGTGGATTACAGGAAGAGGCTCCTACTTTCAAAAAGTTCATAGTTGTATGCAGAGAAACAACAGAAAGACCCGAGGTTATAGAAAGTGGTTTCGGAGTGTTAGCAGGAACAAATGTAGAGCATGTCTACATTAGCCTTAACAGAGCTCTTGAATTTGTACCAGGTGATAAAATGAATCCATTTGGAGATGGAAAGGCATCTGAGAGGATTTTGAACGCAATTTATTGA
- a CDS encoding YifB family Mg chelatase-like AAA ATPase produces MFFSTQSTVLVGITPVLVTVEVDINTRSVKRDINIVGLPDTAVKESKQRILSAFKNSGNVLPSGLITVNLAPSDIKKEGTFLDLAIALGILGAAKIIKSFDSIVIGELGLDGTIRKVRGVLPILLEFQNSDRTFIIPQENFLEAAATKCKFLCFSNLQQAIATLKDGQSSYYQTQGKIELRNTCAYDEDFSDIKGHVLPKRALEIAAAGGHNLLMVGPPGTGKTMFARRFPTILPPMDETEIIETSRIYSAVGMLNSSLVTQRPFRSPHHTSSTVAIIGGGTNVKPGEVTLSHNGVLFLDELPEFRRDVLEALREPLEDGVVTVSRSKGTHTFPANFQLIAAMNPCPCGYYGDKEIACKCSSYEIKRYWKNISGPILDRIDIQIQIPRVTYEELRSKHGGESSEKIRERVISARHKQAQRYKDEKIKLNAKLNHKMIEKYIRLTEEAENMLKIYAKKFKLSARAIDKILKVSKTVADLNDLEIVDSKCVSEAIQYRFTTIDPDFLSFHS; encoded by the coding sequence ATGTTTTTCAGTACACAATCAACTGTACTGGTTGGAATCACTCCAGTCCTTGTGACTGTGGAAGTCGACATTAATACAAGATCTGTTAAGAGAGATATAAATATCGTTGGACTTCCTGACACGGCTGTAAAAGAGAGTAAACAAAGAATTCTCAGTGCTTTCAAAAACTCAGGAAATGTATTACCCAGTGGATTGATAACAGTAAATTTGGCTCCGAGTGATATCAAAAAGGAAGGCACATTCTTAGATCTTGCAATAGCCCTCGGTATTCTTGGTGCTGCAAAGATTATTAAATCTTTCGATAGCATAGTAATTGGTGAACTTGGACTTGATGGTACAATAAGAAAGGTACGCGGTGTCTTGCCAATTTTACTGGAATTTCAAAACAGCGACAGAACTTTTATAATTCCGCAAGAGAACTTTCTTGAAGCTGCCGCTACAAAATGCAAGTTTTTGTGTTTTTCAAATCTTCAGCAAGCAATCGCTACTCTTAAAGACGGACAAAGTTCGTATTATCAAACTCAAGGGAAAATTGAACTAAGAAACACTTGCGCATACGATGAGGACTTTTCTGATATAAAAGGGCATGTTCTTCCAAAGCGAGCACTCGAAATAGCAGCTGCAGGTGGACACAATCTTTTAATGGTTGGGCCACCAGGTACTGGCAAAACCATGTTTGCCCGTCGATTTCCTACAATTCTTCCACCAATGGACGAAACAGAGATAATTGAGACATCAAGGATATACAGTGCTGTTGGTATGCTTAATTCGTCACTTGTAACTCAAAGACCATTCAGAAGTCCGCATCATACTTCAAGTACAGTAGCAATAATTGGTGGTGGAACAAATGTTAAACCAGGTGAAGTAACCCTTTCACACAACGGCGTACTTTTCCTCGATGAGCTTCCAGAGTTTAGGAGGGATGTTTTAGAAGCACTCAGAGAGCCTCTCGAAGATGGTGTAGTTACTGTATCGCGATCGAAAGGTACACATACATTCCCTGCAAACTTCCAATTAATAGCTGCCATGAATCCATGTCCTTGCGGATATTACGGTGACAAAGAAATAGCATGCAAATGTTCTTCATATGAGATTAAAAGGTATTGGAAAAACATCTCAGGGCCTATACTTGACAGGATAGATATTCAAATACAGATACCGAGAGTAACTTACGAAGAATTGCGTAGTAAACATGGGGGAGAAAGTAGCGAGAAAATAAGAGAAAGAGTTATAAGCGCAAGACATAAACAGGCTCAAAGATATAAGGATGAAAAAATTAAACTAAATGCTAAATTAAATCATAAAATGATTGAGAAATATATAAGACTAACAGAAGAGGCAGAAAATATGCTCAAAATATACGCAAAAAAGTTTAAACTCTCAGCGCGGGCGATTGATAAAATACTAAAAGTTAGTAAGACAGTTGCCGATCTAAATGACTTAGAAATTGTTGATTCAAAATGCGTTAGTGAGGCTATCCAATACAGGTTTACAACTATCGATCCTGACTTTTTGTCTTTCCATTCATAA
- a CDS encoding CoA pyrophosphatase: MKFLGEYNYYAVCAPVYQDKLIFEVRSPYVPQPLEVSFPGGRIENGETPYVAAVRELKEEINVDVLRKISDIEPIVTPFNTVVFSYIVEIGTLDFRINKFEVSEVFTVPINFFAEPYKKSTVDIILQPPDDFPYDLIPNGKNYPWKKGRYEVIFYKWKDYIIWGITARIAKRTYEILKNGL; this comes from the coding sequence GTGAAATTTTTGGGTGAGTATAATTACTATGCTGTCTGTGCACCAGTTTATCAAGACAAGCTTATTTTTGAAGTCCGCTCTCCTTACGTCCCTCAACCGCTAGAGGTATCGTTCCCGGGTGGTCGGATAGAAAATGGTGAAACTCCGTATGTTGCAGCAGTGAGAGAGCTTAAAGAGGAAATAAATGTAGATGTTTTGAGAAAAATATCTGACATTGAACCTATAGTTACTCCATTTAACACGGTAGTATTTTCCTATATAGTGGAAATAGGCACTTTGGACTTTAGAATTAACAAATTTGAGGTATCAGAAGTTTTCACTGTACCAATAAATTTTTTTGCTGAGCCTTATAAAAAATCAACAGTTGATATTATTTTACAACCTCCAGACGATTTTCCATACGATTTGATACCAAATGGTAAAAATTATCCGTGGAAAAAAGGTCGTTATGAAGTTATATTTTACAAATGGAAAGATTACATAATATGGGGAATTACTGCTCGGATTGCTAAGCGAACGTATGAGATATTGAAAAATGGGTTATAG
- a CDS encoding PQQ-like beta-propeller repeat protein yields the protein MNRQMLILLQLLSLFNILFSGALILTNNSIVDEAGNQFKNGAFLDLLFDGKNVYYILQDGIYTLDGKTKIDIKNAQKVGTNYVLASSKVYKISNGTATVVATISSAIQNIHVKDGFVLGIEKGQVTCYYEGKIVWSMSTIVNSFKVSGNYLAAFGAQTLLINISNPQYLKLERIYPPFKDYAYFSEYHAFSDGTKIYIYKGPSRLSTTFPYKGPLFSDGENLYSGNIIVNDELLQKDLKFYVKSLVPYPSNGGSETKVETNIPQEPIKQSQTDTSMNITQQSQQPTQSVQQEAPEEQTIVKPVESKPIQRTPKLFEMVWKVILNDQISGKPAIKGEQLYIPLLKGSVINISGGKIDWTFRAGFVVVGHVTVGNNIYVVSWDDTVYAINENGALNWKIKLDSDISQGPSWDGYNLYVLTDNGTVYVIRDEIKSGRIVSSYKTAAYPVLPPSVSLAGKIYVIDGLGNLWRDKTSVGFVGKVKNLPILYENHYITKELGFTLIDELGVSYQFIPLERETQVVKENKNVFVTINDQVIDAVLGRNYVYAIGNSGRFYVIDKDTRKTLFTDVVPGGKYIGLSNGYLYVFGREIRCYYTNDNPTGFWNSLYANQFNWNSAVK from the coding sequence ATGAATAGGCAGATGTTGATTTTATTGCAACTTTTGTCTTTGTTTAATATATTGTTTTCTGGTGCATTAATACTTACTAATAATTCGATAGTTGATGAGGCAGGCAATCAGTTTAAAAATGGTGCGTTCCTTGATTTGCTTTTTGATGGGAAGAATGTGTATTATATCTTACAAGATGGTATTTACACGTTAGATGGTAAAACAAAAATTGATATTAAAAACGCTCAAAAGGTTGGTACGAATTATGTTTTGGCTTCTTCGAAGGTTTATAAAATCTCGAATGGTACAGCAACTGTAGTTGCTACAATTAGTTCAGCAATACAAAATATTCACGTAAAGGATGGTTTTGTCTTAGGAATTGAAAAAGGACAAGTAACTTGCTATTACGAAGGAAAAATAGTATGGTCAATGAGCACGATTGTGAATAGCTTTAAAGTAAGTGGTAATTACCTTGCTGCATTTGGTGCCCAAACACTATTAATTAACATATCGAATCCACAGTACTTAAAACTTGAGAGAATATACCCACCATTCAAAGATTATGCATATTTTTCTGAGTATCATGCATTTAGTGACGGAACAAAGATATACATATACAAAGGTCCGTCAAGATTGAGTACAACCTTCCCATATAAAGGTCCACTTTTTTCTGATGGTGAAAATCTTTATTCAGGTAACATTATAGTAAATGATGAATTGCTTCAGAAGGACTTGAAATTCTACGTTAAGTCTCTTGTTCCTTACCCTTCAAATGGTGGTAGTGAAACAAAAGTAGAAACCAATATTCCACAAGAACCAATCAAACAATCTCAAACTGACACATCTATGAATATCACTCAACAAAGTCAGCAACCGACTCAATCGGTCCAACAAGAAGCTCCCGAAGAGCAAACAATTGTGAAACCAGTTGAAAGCAAACCTATACAGAGAACTCCAAAGCTTTTTGAAATGGTTTGGAAAGTGATATTGAATGACCAAATTTCTGGTAAACCAGCAATTAAGGGAGAACAGCTTTATATCCCATTGTTAAAAGGTTCAGTTATAAACATATCTGGTGGAAAAATCGATTGGACCTTTAGAGCAGGATTTGTAGTTGTTGGTCACGTGACTGTTGGTAATAACATCTACGTGGTTTCATGGGATGACACAGTTTATGCAATCAATGAAAATGGAGCATTAAACTGGAAAATTAAGCTCGATAGTGACATATCTCAGGGTCCTTCATGGGATGGTTACAATTTGTATGTTCTTACCGATAATGGAACAGTATACGTAATTCGTGATGAAATAAAGAGTGGAAGAATTGTCAGCTCGTACAAAACAGCAGCGTATCCAGTTCTACCACCATCCGTTTCTCTTGCTGGAAAAATTTACGTGATAGATGGTCTTGGGAATTTATGGCGAGACAAAACATCAGTTGGTTTTGTTGGAAAAGTCAAGAATCTCCCTATATTATACGAAAATCATTACATCACAAAAGAACTTGGCTTTACACTAATAGATGAGCTGGGTGTATCTTATCAATTCATACCACTTGAACGAGAAACTCAAGTTGTGAAAGAAAATAAAAATGTTTTTGTAACGATAAACGATCAAGTGATCGATGCTGTACTTGGAAGAAACTATGTATATGCCATTGGGAACAGTGGAAGGTTCTATGTAATCGACAAAGATACACGAAAAACATTGTTTACAGATGTTGTACCTGGAGGCAAATATATAGGACTTAGTAATGGGTATCTTTACGTATTCGGCAGAGAGATCAGATGTTATTACACAAACGATAATCCTACAGGTTTTTGGAATAGTTTATACGCCAATCAGTTTAACTGGAACTCTGCGGTTAAATAG
- a CDS encoding class I SAM-dependent rRNA methyltransferase: MKRAKVILKKDIKRRILTGHPWIYDNEIERVEGAFEDGDTVDVFTYAHQFLGVGYINTRSKITVRLLSRKPVDINYDFFEQKIASAIRNRYAISHQGAFRVIFSEADGIPGLIVDKFGDYLSVQFNTLGINRYRQEILSVLIKFFEPKGIFERTEGSAIKKEGLDENIGWIYKEGPELIPFEMNDIKFLADTKGQKTGAFLDQRDNAKRLMEFSTGKVCLDCFCYTGNFGMHMLKGGAKHVTFVDYSERAIEIAKQTASINGFNNCSFIVANAFDFLKQEFEDSKLYDIVVLDPPSFAKSSSNKEAAFKGYKEINYRSMKILRNEGILATASCTQVISYEEFEHVIIDAGIDAKVMLKLLYKGGQSLDHPQVYNILETIYLKFLILQIVYLNKI; this comes from the coding sequence ATGAAAAGGGCAAAAGTGATTCTAAAAAAGGATATAAAAAGAAGAATATTAACTGGGCATCCTTGGATTTACGACAACGAAATTGAAAGAGTGGAAGGTGCTTTTGAAGATGGTGACACAGTCGATGTTTTTACTTACGCCCATCAGTTTCTCGGTGTTGGTTATATCAATACAAGATCAAAGATAACTGTTAGATTACTTAGCAGAAAGCCTGTGGATATCAATTATGATTTTTTCGAGCAAAAAATAGCAAGTGCTATTAGAAACAGGTATGCTATTTCTCATCAGGGAGCTTTTAGGGTTATTTTTAGTGAAGCTGATGGTATACCTGGATTAATTGTGGATAAATTCGGAGATTATTTATCAGTACAGTTTAACACTCTCGGGATAAATAGGTATCGTCAGGAAATATTGAGTGTATTAATAAAATTTTTCGAACCTAAGGGCATATTTGAAAGAACAGAAGGAAGTGCAATTAAAAAAGAAGGACTTGATGAGAACATAGGGTGGATTTACAAAGAAGGTCCCGAATTGATACCTTTTGAAATGAACGATATAAAATTTTTGGCAGATACAAAAGGGCAAAAGACCGGTGCTTTTCTTGATCAAAGAGACAATGCAAAAAGATTGATGGAATTTTCTACAGGTAAGGTATGCTTGGATTGCTTTTGTTATACGGGAAACTTTGGCATGCACATGTTAAAGGGGGGGGCAAAACACGTAACTTTTGTAGATTACTCAGAACGTGCAATAGAAATAGCAAAACAAACAGCAAGTATTAATGGTTTCAATAATTGCAGTTTTATAGTTGCAAACGCCTTTGACTTTCTTAAACAGGAGTTTGAGGATTCAAAGTTATACGATATAGTGGTCTTAGATCCACCTTCATTTGCAAAAAGTTCATCAAATAAAGAAGCGGCATTCAAGGGATATAAGGAGATAAATTACAGGAGTATGAAAATTCTCAGGAATGAAGGCATACTTGCAACAGCATCGTGCACACAAGTGATCTCTTATGAAGAGTTCGAACACGTAATTATTGATGCAGGAATAGACGCGAAAGTGATGTTGAAGTTACTTTACAAAGGCGGTCAATCTTTAGATCATCCCCAGGTTTATAATATCTTGGAAACTATATACTTAAAATTCTTGATTTTGCAGATAGTTTATCTTAACAAAATTTAG
- a CDS encoding (2Fe-2S)-binding protein, translating into MGKALRIYQHPIIEVSIPAEKEYVKFLFEGKVIQATVDDTIASALIANGFDIFGLTEHNHPRGFFCAIGKCSACLVEVDGIPNIRACITPVREGMNVRMQTGRGKPVW; encoded by the coding sequence ATGGGTAAAGCTCTTAGAATATATCAACATCCTATAATTGAAGTAAGTATACCTGCAGAAAAGGAATATGTAAAGTTTCTTTTCGAAGGTAAAGTCATTCAAGCAACAGTTGACGATACTATCGCCAGTGCACTCATAGCAAATGGTTTTGATATATTTGGTTTAACAGAACATAACCATCCACGTGGCTTTTTTTGTGCTATTGGAAAATGCTCAGCTTGTTTGGTAGAAGTGGATGGTATTCCGAATATAAGAGCTTGCATTACCCCTGTTCGGGAAGGTATGAATGTTCGCATGCAAACCGGAAGGGGGAAACCTGTATGGTAG
- a CDS encoding FAD-dependent oxidoreductase, producing MVGKVIDHVKVLVVGAGPAGLTGALAIAETLGKGSDVLIVDEGIEPGGQLPKQTHKFFGHEGFFASVRGFEIGKKLVKKVMELGVDMRLQTTVTGIYEDGIVLYDRSKNIVEHLQADYIVLATGATERFIAFKNNTLPGVYGAGAVQTLMNQYKVLPGRSFLIVGAGNIGLIVAYQLIQAGAKVKAIVEGSSKIGGYMVHANKVKRLGVPILLNHTIIEAIGEERVEGAVVAQVDKNFKPIYDTEKQFVVDAICLAVGLQPNIDLAAQAGVKITYVPELGGYVPFRDENMKTNIDNIYIAGDLSSIEEATTAMIEGYIAGYNIAQKLSGKDVSDKIEKMKRELIEFRKGPFSQKVRSGLERFGIHFPSGGYREQLQIDTGPKGKLRAIIECPQAIPCNPCETSCPSGAIDVGDNINGIPHIDYNKCTGCGICVIKCPGLAIFLVQEKEDYSLVGIPYELLPIPEKGQHVNLLDKEGKIVGKGMVENIILNKKDKTHIVYLRVPAGLENIVRSFSFIEHFKEFICRCEEITKDDIERLIELGITDYEEMRRMLRIGMGPCGGKTCRNLTLQIISEKTGTPISEIELGAFRPPTTPLPFEAILNYHNFKNKKE from the coding sequence ATGGTAGGAAAGGTAATAGACCATGTTAAAGTATTAGTTGTTGGCGCAGGTCCAGCAGGTTTGACAGGAGCACTTGCAATTGCTGAGACACTTGGTAAAGGTAGCGATGTTCTAATCGTGGATGAAGGAATAGAGCCAGGTGGTCAATTACCAAAACAAACTCACAAGTTTTTCGGACATGAAGGTTTTTTTGCCTCTGTAAGAGGATTTGAAATAGGTAAGAAGTTAGTAAAGAAAGTAATGGAATTAGGTGTGGATATGAGGTTACAGACCACAGTTACAGGAATTTATGAAGACGGAATCGTATTGTACGACAGATCTAAGAATATTGTTGAACATTTGCAAGCCGATTATATAGTACTTGCAACGGGAGCTACCGAAAGATTTATAGCATTTAAAAATAATACACTTCCAGGTGTGTATGGTGCGGGAGCTGTACAGACGTTAATGAACCAGTACAAAGTACTTCCTGGTCGTTCTTTTCTTATAGTTGGTGCTGGAAATATTGGACTTATTGTGGCTTACCAGCTTATACAAGCTGGTGCTAAAGTAAAAGCTATTGTAGAGGGATCTTCAAAAATCGGCGGGTATATGGTACATGCAAACAAAGTCAAAAGACTCGGTGTTCCAATTCTTTTAAACCACACTATAATAGAAGCTATCGGAGAAGAAAGAGTTGAAGGTGCGGTTGTTGCCCAAGTAGACAAAAACTTCAAACCGATATATGATACAGAAAAGCAATTTGTAGTGGATGCTATATGTCTTGCGGTAGGCTTACAACCTAACATCGACCTTGCTGCTCAAGCCGGAGTAAAAATAACATATGTTCCAGAACTCGGTGGTTATGTGCCATTTAGAGACGAGAATATGAAAACAAATATAGATAACATTTACATAGCTGGTGATTTATCAAGCATAGAAGAAGCTACGACAGCTATGATAGAAGGATATATAGCCGGTTATAATATAGCCCAAAAACTATCGGGAAAGGATGTAAGTGATAAAATAGAGAAGATGAAAAGAGAGCTTATAGAATTCAGAAAGGGACCTTTTTCTCAGAAAGTTAGAAGTGGATTAGAAAGATTTGGTATACATTTTCCATCTGGCGGATACAGAGAACAATTGCAAATTGATACCGGACCTAAAGGAAAGTTAAGAGCAATTATAGAGTGTCCGCAAGCTATTCCGTGTAATCCGTGCGAAACTTCTTGTCCAAGTGGCGCAATAGATGTTGGTGATAACATAAACGGTATTCCTCATATAGATTACAACAAATGTACAGGTTGTGGCATCTGTGTTATAAAATGTCCTGGACTTGCTATTTTTCTTGTTCAAGAAAAAGAAGATTATTCTTTAGTAGGTATACCTTATGAATTGCTTCCAATTCCAGAAAAGGGTCAACACGTTAACCTACTTGACAAAGAAGGAAAAATTGTTGGAAAAGGCATGGTTGAGAATATTATCTTAAACAAGAAAGATAAAACACACATTGTCTACTTACGCGTTCCGGCTGGGCTGGAAAATATTGTAAGGAGCTTCTCATTCATCGAGCATTTTAAAGAGTTCATATGCAGATGCGAAGAGATAACAAAAGATGATATTGAAAGACTTATCGAACTTGGCATTACAGATTACGAAGAAATGCGACGTATGTTAAGAATAGGTATGGGACCTTGTGGTGGAAAGACTTGCAGAAACTTAACACTACAAATCATCTCTGAAAAAACTGGTACACCAATTTCTGAGATCGAACTTGGTGCATTTCGTCCACCGACAACGCCGCTACCTTTTGAAGCAATATTAAATTACCACAACTTCAAAAATAAGAAGGAGTGA
- a CDS encoding FAD-binding oxidoreductase, whose translation MSNMKNEDRKYKICIIGGGITGTALAYFLCKLGETSVAVFEKSYLSSGSTGRCAGGIRQQWSTRANVRLAMRSVKLFERFKEDVGVDIEYYQGGYLVLSYNEEEASQFERNVKMQKEEGLNVEILSAKQVKERYPYINTDNLLLATFCQTDGHANPHKAVIGYAQAVKRMGGQIYTHTEVKGIDVQNNRVVGIETSNGYFKCEAVVNASGPWSKEVSNMIGVDLPVESYRHQILVTEPLENFFPMMAISFSGNFYMRQTQHGQFIMGQGDKDEKPGINYNVTFKFEQELITKMVKLFPFLKHVRLMRHWSGMYEMSPDAQPIIGQSDKIKGYYYAVGYSGHGFMVAPAVGEALAETILFGKTLHTDISYLNVKRFEQLSIEREKNVV comes from the coding sequence ATGAGCAATATGAAAAATGAAGACAGAAAATACAAAATATGTATAATTGGTGGTGGAATAACAGGTACTGCATTGGCATATTTTCTTTGTAAATTAGGCGAAACATCAGTGGCCGTGTTTGAAAAATCCTACCTTTCATCTGGTTCAACAGGTCGGTGTGCCGGTGGGATTAGACAACAATGGTCTACGAGGGCAAATGTTAGACTTGCAATGAGGAGTGTTAAACTATTTGAACGTTTTAAAGAAGATGTTGGAGTGGATATAGAATATTACCAAGGTGGTTATCTTGTACTATCCTATAACGAAGAAGAGGCATCGCAATTTGAAAGAAACGTTAAAATGCAAAAAGAAGAAGGATTAAATGTTGAAATATTATCTGCAAAACAAGTAAAAGAACGTTATCCTTATATAAATACAGATAACTTGCTACTTGCAACTTTTTGCCAAACCGACGGACACGCCAATCCACACAAAGCGGTAATTGGTTATGCGCAAGCAGTAAAAAGGATGGGGGGACAGATCTATACTCATACAGAGGTTAAAGGTATTGATGTTCAAAACAATAGAGTTGTAGGTATTGAGACTTCAAATGGGTACTTTAAATGCGAAGCGGTTGTAAATGCTTCAGGACCTTGGTCAAAAGAAGTTTCAAATATGATTGGAGTAGACCTTCCTGTGGAAAGTTACAGACACCAGATTTTAGTCACAGAACCACTTGAAAATTTCTTCCCAATGATGGCTATAAGTTTCTCTGGAAATTTCTATATGCGTCAAACGCAACATGGGCAATTCATAATGGGTCAGGGAGACAAAGACGAAAAACCTGGAATTAATTACAACGTGACCTTCAAATTTGAACAAGAGCTTATTACAAAAATGGTAAAATTGTTTCCATTTTTAAAGCATGTTAGATTGATGAGACATTGGAGCGGTATGTACGAAATGTCACCGGACGCCCAACCAATAATAGGTCAAAGTGACAAGATAAAAGGCTATTACTATGCGGTTGGTTACTCTGGACATGGTTTTATGGTAGCGCCTGCTGTTGGTGAAGCACTTGCTGAGACAATACTGTTTGGCAAAACACTTCACACAGATATATCTTATCTCAACGTAAAAAGATTTGAACAACTCAGTATAGAAAGGGAAAAGAATGTTGTATAA